From one Pyramidobacter piscolens W5455 genomic stretch:
- the rpsB gene encoding 30S ribosomal protein S2, translating to MSVVSMKQLLECGVHFGHQTRRWNPKMKPYIFTERNGVYIIDLQKTVKGLEKAYDFVRSVAKDGGSVLFVGTKRQAQDTIREEAQRCGQFYINQRWLGGLMTNFATIRKRVQRMIELEKHEADNDWGDYTKKEISLFRKELAKLEKYLLGIKDMRALPDALFVIDPRRENIAVMEARKLHVPVISIVDTNCDPEMIDYPIPGNDDAIRAIKLICGLMANAVIEGRGGEDGAVSDAQLPDVEEAAASDASILDMKEKLTEAYGEVTAESNDE from the coding sequence ATGTCAGTTGTCAGTATGAAGCAGCTTCTTGAGTGCGGCGTCCATTTCGGGCATCAGACGCGCCGCTGGAATCCGAAGATGAAGCCTTACATCTTCACGGAGCGCAACGGCGTGTACATCATCGACCTGCAGAAGACCGTCAAAGGCCTTGAGAAGGCGTATGATTTCGTTCGTTCCGTGGCCAAGGACGGCGGTTCGGTTCTTTTCGTCGGCACGAAGCGCCAGGCGCAGGACACGATCCGCGAAGAGGCACAGCGCTGCGGCCAGTTCTACATCAACCAGCGCTGGCTGGGCGGCCTGATGACCAACTTCGCCACGATCCGCAAGCGCGTACAGCGCATGATCGAGCTTGAAAAGCACGAGGCCGACAACGATTGGGGCGACTACACGAAGAAGGAGATCTCCCTGTTCCGCAAGGAACTGGCCAAGCTCGAGAAATATCTGCTCGGCATCAAGGATATGCGCGCTCTTCCCGACGCGCTCTTCGTCATCGATCCCCGCCGCGAAAACATCGCCGTCATGGAAGCCCGCAAGCTTCACGTCCCTGTCATTTCCATCGTCGATACGAACTGCGATCCGGAAATGATCGATTATCCCATTCCCGGCAACGACGACGCCATTCGCGCCATCAAACTGATCTGCGGCCTGATGGCGAACGCCGTCATCGAAGGCCGCGGCGGAGAGGACGGCGCGGTTTCCGACGCTCAGCTTCCGGATGTCGAAGAGGCCGCTGCCAGCGACGCTTCCATCCTCGATATGAAAGAGAAGCTGACGGAAGCCTACGGCGAAGTTACCGCCGAGAGCAACGACGAATAG
- the tsf gene encoding translation elongation factor Ts, producing the protein MEITAAAVKELRDRTGCGMMDCKKALVECDGDAEKAIDFLREKGLAKAAKKADRNAKDGRIFSYIHNTGKVGVMVEIDCETDFVAKTDEFQQLGHDIAMQIAAANPAYVAPEDVPADVLEREKNIYREQLIAEGKPADRLDKILEGKIRKYYEQTCLLEQEWIRDGDKKINDLVIALIAKMGENMKVRRFSRFSIGE; encoded by the coding sequence ATGGAAATTACTGCTGCTGCTGTTAAAGAACTTCGTGACCGTACCGGCTGCGGGATGATGGATTGCAAGAAGGCTCTGGTCGAATGCGACGGCGACGCCGAGAAAGCGATCGATTTTCTCCGTGAAAAGGGGCTTGCCAAGGCCGCCAAGAAAGCCGACCGCAACGCCAAGGACGGACGCATTTTCTCCTACATCCACAACACCGGCAAAGTCGGCGTGATGGTGGAGATCGACTGCGAGACCGATTTCGTCGCCAAGACCGACGAGTTCCAGCAGTTGGGGCACGACATCGCCATGCAGATCGCCGCGGCCAATCCCGCCTATGTGGCTCCGGAAGACGTCCCGGCCGACGTTCTCGAACGCGAGAAGAACATCTATCGCGAGCAGCTGATCGCCGAAGGCAAACCCGCCGACCGTCTTGACAAGATTCTCGAAGGCAAAATCCGCAAGTATTACGAGCAGACCTGTCTGCTCGAGCAGGAGTGGATCCGCGACGGAGACAAGAAGATCAACGACCTCGTGATCGCCCTGATCGCCAAAATGGGCGAAAACATGAAGGTGCGCCGTTTTTCCCGTTTTTCCATCGGCGAATAG
- the pyrH gene encoding UMP kinase: MKFKRVLLKLSGEVLAGAQGFGLDFRAIDRMCREIAQVASDGIQIGLVVGGGNFFRGRQAVDEGVERSQADYMGMLGTVINALALQDVLERKNDIPTRVLTAIEMRQVAEPYIRRRALRHIEKGRVVIFAAGTGSPYFSTDTTAALRAAEIGAECLVKATKVDGIYDKDPFKYSDAVKFEKLSYMSALQRRIEVMDAASFSLCMENGIPIAVLNVLEEGSLRAFLIEGKNIGTIVSK; the protein is encoded by the coding sequence ATGAAGTTCAAACGTGTGCTGCTGAAACTGTCAGGAGAAGTCCTCGCCGGAGCCCAGGGATTTGGGCTCGATTTTCGTGCCATTGACCGTATGTGCCGCGAGATTGCCCAGGTTGCGTCCGACGGCATCCAGATCGGACTCGTTGTCGGCGGCGGCAATTTTTTCCGCGGCCGGCAGGCCGTGGACGAGGGTGTCGAACGTTCTCAGGCCGATTACATGGGGATGCTGGGGACCGTCATCAACGCGCTGGCCCTGCAGGACGTCCTGGAACGGAAAAACGACATCCCGACGCGCGTGCTGACGGCGATCGAAATGCGTCAGGTGGCGGAGCCCTACATCCGCCGCCGGGCCCTGCGCCACATCGAGAAGGGGCGCGTGGTTATTTTCGCGGCCGGAACGGGTTCCCCCTATTTTTCGACCGACACGACAGCCGCCCTCCGCGCGGCGGAGATCGGCGCCGAATGTCTCGTCAAGGCGACGAAGGTCGACGGCATTTACGACAAGGATCCTTTTAAATATTCCGACGCGGTCAAGTTCGAGAAACTTTCGTATATGAGCGCGTTGCAGCGCCGCATCGAGGTCATGGACGCCGCGTCGTTTTCCCTCTGCATGGAAAACGGCATTCCCATCGCCGTTCTCAACGTTCTCGAGGAGGGGAGCCTGCGCGCGTTCCTGATCGAGGGCAAAAATATCGGTACCATTGTATCCAAATAA
- the frr gene encoding ribosome recycling factor, with protein MADFNLDEKMAKVLEHLDSEFQGIRTGRAHPGLVEGVKVDYYGSLTPIKQLANITVPEARMLIIAPFDKGAVKLIEKAILAANIGLTPNVDGSNIRLVVPELTGERRKEFVKMASKAAEEAKIALRNIRRDANDAYKKQEKASEITEDDLKKMLDDAQKITDKFIARVDDEFKKKEKEILDK; from the coding sequence ATGGCGGATTTCAATCTCGACGAGAAAATGGCAAAGGTGCTCGAACATCTTGATTCCGAGTTTCAGGGCATTCGCACGGGGCGCGCCCATCCCGGGCTTGTCGAAGGGGTCAAAGTCGATTATTACGGGTCGCTCACGCCCATCAAGCAGCTGGCGAACATCACCGTGCCCGAAGCGCGGATGCTGATCATCGCGCCTTTCGACAAAGGCGCGGTCAAGCTCATCGAAAAAGCGATCCTGGCCGCCAACATCGGTTTGACGCCCAACGTGGACGGCAGCAATATTCGCCTCGTCGTTCCGGAACTGACCGGCGAGCGGCGCAAAGAATTCGTCAAAATGGCTTCGAAAGCGGCCGAGGAAGCGAAAATCGCCCTGAGGAACATCCGCCGCGACGCCAACGACGCCTACAAGAAACAGGAGAAGGCTTCGGAAATCACCGAGGACGATCTCAAAAAAATGCTCGACGACGCTCAGAAGATCACGGATAAGTTCATCGCCCGGGTCGACGACGAATTCAAGAAAAAGGAAAAGGAAATTCTCGACAAATAA
- the ade gene encoding adenine deaminase yields the protein MDYRKLTSQARGASPADCVIKNAKVPNLFSGEIEEADVAVGDGLVVGVGAGYCGREEFDAAGKFLVPGFIEAHCHIESTMLTPRGFAELVLPHGTTTVFADPHEIANTSSLEGLRFMREASDGLPVDIYLNAPSCVPASPFETPREILEADAIARMFAEGICRGLGEMMNYPGVVSGDRGTWEKILASRGQPRNGHAPCLTGKDLNAYLLSRCNSDHECSTYEEALDKLRRGCWVMLRQGATEHNLAALARLVAEDERRASRCMLVSDDLTAAVLHDEGHLDRILRLAVKNGISPVSALRMVTLNPAEFNRIYDLGAIAPGYRADMVLLDDLEDFNVLHVWKNGRTAAFPRGETSRGASFPGVSGNGCTLTPDDLRIPARGRLRVISVVPGEVITRERIVDGAAVNGEFTACPSRDLAKMAVVNRNTAQRRIGRGFVTGLGLRRGALGSSVAHDAHNFSVVGMDDRSMLTAFAAIREKGGLVAADGSEILFHLPLPIAGLMSDLPPAELLNDFGRLLDAAKKLGTPLPNPFMVLSFLSLSVIPSLKLTDQGYVDLAQGGLVPLSVQ from the coding sequence GTGGATTATCGGAAGTTGACGTCACAGGCCCGCGGCGCGAGCCCCGCCGATTGTGTCATCAAAAACGCGAAGGTGCCCAATCTTTTTTCCGGCGAGATCGAAGAAGCGGACGTCGCCGTCGGCGACGGTCTCGTCGTCGGCGTCGGCGCGGGATACTGCGGGCGGGAAGAATTCGACGCCGCGGGGAAATTTCTCGTTCCCGGCTTCATCGAAGCGCACTGCCATATCGAGAGCACGATGCTGACGCCGCGCGGCTTCGCCGAGCTGGTGCTGCCCCACGGCACGACGACCGTGTTCGCCGATCCGCACGAAATCGCCAACACATCCTCTCTCGAAGGGCTCCGTTTCATGCGCGAAGCGAGCGACGGGCTTCCCGTGGACATCTATTTGAACGCGCCCTCGTGCGTCCCCGCGTCGCCGTTTGAAACGCCGCGCGAGATCCTCGAAGCCGATGCGATCGCGCGGATGTTTGCCGAGGGAATATGCCGCGGGCTGGGCGAGATGATGAACTACCCCGGCGTCGTCTCCGGCGACCGGGGCACGTGGGAAAAAATCCTCGCCTCGCGCGGTCAGCCCCGCAACGGGCACGCGCCCTGCCTGACGGGAAAGGATCTCAACGCCTACCTGCTGTCGCGCTGCAACTCCGACCACGAATGCAGCACTTACGAGGAAGCGCTCGACAAGCTCCGCCGCGGCTGCTGGGTGATGCTGCGCCAGGGGGCGACGGAACACAATCTGGCCGCTTTGGCGCGGCTGGTCGCCGAAGACGAACGGCGGGCCAGCCGCTGCATGCTGGTCAGCGACGACTTGACCGCCGCCGTGCTCCACGACGAAGGGCATCTGGACCGGATCCTGCGCCTGGCCGTGAAAAACGGCATCTCTCCCGTCAGCGCCCTGCGCATGGTGACGCTGAACCCGGCGGAGTTCAACCGCATTTACGACCTCGGGGCCATCGCGCCCGGTTATCGCGCCGACATGGTTCTGCTGGACGACCTCGAGGATTTCAACGTCCTTCATGTCTGGAAAAACGGCAGGACCGCGGCGTTCCCTCGCGGAGAAACGTCCCGCGGCGCGAGCTTCCCCGGCGTCAGCGGCAACGGCTGCACGCTGACGCCGGACGATCTGAGGATCCCGGCGCGGGGCAGGCTCCGCGTCATCTCTGTCGTTCCCGGCGAAGTGATCACCCGCGAACGGATCGTCGACGGCGCGGCCGTGAACGGGGAATTCACGGCGTGCCCGTCCCGCGACCTCGCGAAGATGGCCGTCGTGAACCGGAACACCGCGCAGAGAAGGATCGGCCGCGGGTTCGTCACCGGTCTGGGACTGCGGCGCGGCGCTCTGGGCTCGTCCGTGGCGCACGACGCGCACAACTTCAGCGTCGTCGGCATGGACGACCGCTCGATGCTGACGGCGTTCGCCGCCATCCGGGAAAAGGGGGGGCTGGTCGCGGCCGACGGAAGCGAGATCCTGTTCCATCTGCCGCTGCCGATCGCCGGGCTGATGAGCGATCTTCCGCCCGCGGAGCTGCTGAACGATTTCGGCCGGCTGCTGGACGCCGCGAAAAAGCTCGGCACGCCGCTCCCCAATCCGTTCATGGTGCTCAGTTTCCTTTCGCTGTCCGTGATCCCGTCGTTGAAGCTGACCGATCAGGGCTACGTCGATCTCGCCCAGGGCGGTCTGGTGCCGCTCAGCGTTCAATAG